The bacterium genome segment TGGAACAGGTTGTTTCTTACCAGTCGCAGGATTCATATAGAGATCATGGTTAGCTCCTGGTCTTAAGAAAATACAACCATCTTTTATAAGTTGACGAACAAATTCTTTTCGTTTCATATAGCCATAGCCACTTCTTTTATCTGATGTTCTTCTGGAACTTCATCCATAGCCATC includes the following:
- a CDS encoding type II toxin-antitoxin system HicA family toxin, coding for MKRKEFVRQLIKDGCIFLRPGANHDLYMNPATGKKQPVPRHTEIDNDLAKHIRKYLGLK